A single Vulpes lagopus strain Blue_001 chromosome 3, ASM1834538v1, whole genome shotgun sequence DNA region contains:
- the ZG16B gene encoding zymogen granule protein 16 homolog B, protein MLLWLTLALLGSTTCWAGQMYGIGQGKYFSTSSDCEITGIRVATSIFGLMKSIQVRCGSSWSTVYGTSGGNTQEFILQPGEYITMISGSYKLYMHSLVIYTHMGRYGLFGKESDDFSFVAYPDEEGQVLTGICGQHKLLGISGLCFNWSYPPTNITGV, encoded by the exons ATGCTGCTGTGGCTGACCCTCGCCCTCCTGGGGAGCACCACCTGCTGGGCAGGGC AGATGTACGGGATTGGGCAAGGCAAATACTTCAGCACCTCTAGCGACTGCGAAATCACCGGGATCCGGGTGGCCACGAGTATCTTTGGCCTGATGAAGAG TATCCAGGTGAGATGCGGGTCGTCCTGGAGCACAGTGTATGGCACCTCCGGGGGGAACACCCAGGAATTCATCCTGCAGCCGGGAGAGTACATCACTATGATCTCTGGCTCCTACAAGTTGTACATGCACTCCCTggtcatatacacacatatgggTCGCTACGGCTTATTTGGCAAGGAAAGTGACGACTTCAGCTTCGTGGCCTACCCCGATgaggaggggcaggtgctcaCAGGCATCTGTGGCCAGCACAAGCTCTTAGGCATCTCGGGCCTCTGCTTTAACTGGAGCTATCCTCCAACCAACATCACAGGGGTGTAA